Sequence from the Fodinibius salicampi genome:
AGGTAGCCACAGCACCACCTATGACATCCGAGTGGCCTCCCAAATACTTTGTAGTAGAATGCAAAGTAATATCTGCGCCTAACTCAAGGGGGCGTTGCAAATAGGGAGAAGCAAATGTATTGTCAACCAATGAAAGGATATCATTATTTCGAGCGAAATCAGCAAGTAATTCAATATCTACTATGCGAAGCAGGGGATTGGTTGGCGTTTCAATCCAGAGTAGCTTTGTCTGATCTGTGTGGGCTTTTTTGACTTCCTCCATATCGGTCATATCAATAAAGCTGAAGTCAACCCCCATGGGTTCAAATACTTCGGTAAATAATCGATAGCTGCCCCCGTATAGATCATTCGAAGCAATTATATGATCTCCCGGACGAAACATTTTTAAAACAGCATCCATGGCAGCACAGCCACTGGCAAAACAAGCACATTGATCCGCTCCCTCAAGTCCGGCAATCATTCTTTCGAGAGCGGTACGGGTGGGATTGCCGACCCGGGCATAGTCATAACCCTTATTAACATTAGGGGCTTCCTGTGCATAAGTTGAAGTTTGAAAGATCGGAGGCATAACGGCTCCGGAGGTTTCTTCCGGTTGTTGACCGGCATGGATAGTCTTAGTATTAAATTTCATTTCAAAAATAGTTTAAAGATTATCTTTTACATTCATTGCTTCTTCCTCCATACCCAGATAGCTGTATGTTTGATATAGCTGTTGCCAAATTTGTTGTGGCGGCTGCTCTTCTTCGGCCATTTTTTCGAGCAGCGGAAGTGAGGTAGACAAATATCTATTAATAGTGTCTGATATTTCTTTTCTCATCTGATTGTTCAGATGAGGTAGCAATTTCTGATAATACGCAGCGGAATTTTGATAAAATTGAGCAGCCTCAAAATACAAATCCATATCTTCACTGTGATTGTCAATCAGGTAGCTATACTGTTGTTCAGCACTATTAAAAAGAGAATCTGCTTGAACAAAATTATTTTGATCCAGACTTTGATTCTCTTGTACATTATCGACTATAGTTTGTATCTGTTTTTCTCCCCCTTGGTAAAGCTCTTTAGCAAGCAGCTTTCGGTACCTGACAGTATTCGGCTGTTTTTCAACAAGTTCTTGGAGAATATCAGCGGCCTTTTGATGCTCTTTTGATTCAATATAGGCATTGGCCAAGCCATGCATCAAATTAAAACTAAAGGTTACCTGACTGAGTGCCCGGTTGTAGATTTGAGCAGCCTTTTGAGGTTCTCCCGTTTCCATATACAGAAAAGCCAAAGACTCCAGGAGTTGAACAGGTGGGGGGTGCAGGCGTGATTGCGCTTCTTCAAGAAGGGTTATGGCTCTTTGCGATTCGCTTGCCTTATAAAAAGCACGGGTAGCCATTTC
This genomic interval carries:
- a CDS encoding cystathionine gamma-synthase, whose product is MKFNTKTIHAGQQPEETSGAVMPPIFQTSTYAQEAPNVNKGYDYARVGNPTRTALERMIAGLEGADQCACFASGCAAMDAVLKMFRPGDHIIASNDLYGGSYRLFTEVFEPMGVDFSFIDMTDMEEVKKAHTDQTKLLWIETPTNPLLRIVDIELLADFARNNDILSLVDNTFASPYLQRPLELGADITLHSTTKYLGGHSDVIGGAVATSNNEVMEQLRFQVKTTGAVPGPMDCYLTLRGIKTLSVRVQQSVENAKKVARFLEDHPQTGNVIYPGLESHAQHEIAAKQMDDFGAMVSFSLKDDSQEKAKEFMSRTSIFTLAESLGGVESLVSHPASMTHGSIPRKVRLEAGLEDSLIRLSVGIEDAEDLIEDLQQAFE
- a CDS encoding tetratricopeptide repeat protein — encoded protein: MINFITRIAGLVLAFGFFIGCSVLQNSSEQQSAESPDILSEQEFEEYLREVEKQISTNPTADLYLRKGNLLIEWAQLQSDPQQRTEFYQQADLALTKSDSLSDTLTNRGLEDEINQLRQVVWSSEHNEGVQYLQDAQSKDQYRQAGEHFTNASAIMPDSSSSYEMATRAFYKASESQRAITLLEEAQSRLHPPPVQLLESLAFLYMETGEPQKAAQIYNRALSQVTFSFNLMHGLANAYIESKEHQKAADILQELVEKQPNTVRYRKLLAKELYQGGEKQIQTIVDNVQENQSLDQNNFVQADSLFNSAEQQYSYLIDNHSEDMDLYFEAAQFYQNSAAYYQKLLPHLNNQMRKEISDTINRYLSTSLPLLEKMAEEEQPPQQIWQQLYQTYSYLGMEEEAMNVKDNL